From the Chryseobacterium sp. G0201 genome, the window ATGGATGTTCTGCCAATAATTCTTCAGGAAGATCAAAATTAAAATCTGATGTTTTCATTTTTTAAATTACGGTTTAAAAATTTAATGAAATTACGAGGTGTAATTTTCGAGTTGCAAATATACGACATTGGACACCCCTTTGTCAAGTATTATTTAACATGATATTAAAAACCGTAATATCACGGTACTTTTCGAGTGAAAAAAAGTTTATTTTTGAGAACATTAAAAAATTAAACAATAAACAAATGAGTAAGTATTCATTAGAAGCTTTCGTTAACGAAACAAAAGAGAATCCGCAGGAAAGAGATTATTTTGAACTTGAAAAACCGCAACTTTTAGAAATCAACCTTAACAACCAATCTGTATGGACCAAAGCAGGAAGCATGGTCGGGTACGTTGGAAACGTAAAATTTGAGAAGCAAGGAATGCTTTCCGGCGGATTGGGAAATCTTTTGAAAAAAGCAATAAGCGGTGAAGGTGCAAAACTGATGAAAGCGGAAGGAACCGGAAAATTGTATGTTGCCGATGCAGGAAAAAAAGTTCGTATCCTTTATTTAAACAATGAAACTGTCTGCGTTAACGGAAATGATGTGCTGGCTCACGAACAAAGCATAAAAAATGACATTACCATGTTGAAAAGTGTTGCAGGAATGATGTCTGGCGGATTATTCCAAGTAAAACTTTCAGGAACGGGTCATATTGCGATCACGACTCACGGAGATCCTTTGACTTTATTGGTAACACCTGATGCTCCGGTTTTTACAGACCCCAACGCAACAGT encodes:
- a CDS encoding AIM24 family protein: MSKYSLEAFVNETKENPQERDYFELEKPQLLEINLNNQSVWTKAGSMVGYVGNVKFEKQGMLSGGLGNLLKKAISGEGAKLMKAEGTGKLYVADAGKKVRILYLNNETVCVNGNDVLAHEQSIKNDITMLKSVAGMMSGGLFQVKLSGTGHIAITTHGDPLTLLVTPDAPVFTDPNATVAWSGNLSPELKTNVSFKSLIGRGSGEEFQMKFSGNGWVLIQPYEEVYSIEK